A region of Drosophila mauritiana strain mau12 chromosome 3L, ASM438214v1, whole genome shotgun sequence DNA encodes the following proteins:
- the LOC117138949 gene encoding uncharacterized protein LOC117138949 isoform X5, translating to MGGGFAAPPITLASNQRPVALDQVEIPIPATDMHEKLLEKEDKTERTNLLGRSKDKPPKDKSPKQSKFAERLRRSFRRGDHRSLEIKRQEPTAEELKAKNRATPPPPSTLRSDKNNRLPFALSHLNLPGLGLGVGVGVGGHINPALLLDSPDECTPPEYAYQHLSSVATTNSSTSLESSCELGELSGSQNSVFYWASMGGEVSTSAGAAGADGTAGNGAGTGAGAAVPIESQDRRRLETQNSSRSDQQPITTNASSAPGNSSRSCSLTSDSSSIRLTRLQNFLFKSSNESSRSCQGHSNEGFTVSSHNSSSGEWEQLGAYLSSSSGVGGGHDFQGGSFPEESTPDDTDATLPVETSSSGGGGGYYQYTLTSPNNPFLPEITARTYHSTYSEDGAVEGGEPTTDDLQLDGKYGCAGSRSAQLPTPSYSRAGSQESTHSEGGGPPGPTPSPASSSSSTPGRHRRKLFSLNSPTRLLHHQQQQAPQSGATSASPPSGGSSNDGGGGKFNSASLVRSLNPFLPSVTSPKKAPHKQSAVTSPGSLTPDLSTKREEFLRATMKICLVVSPPNSKLQLKSKSLTHLDGLDSGVVACQHGPPGMATSTTATTSTTATTAGGIGATSGLFATTGAPGSLGRQANVTEKGERAGGCLSPSAPQPSSHSPPHHPPTIYTQAPQIVRRMPSLMLSPTLDETTTTASSSCFGTGHPSAGSFHQHQHHHHHQQPTGGVSSASGTSTSTTSTHAVPSSKHFQSAGEAAATSSSSTLSPHSATSATLGGGGVGGGGGAGGGGLTSPVGCSTSSGSTVKKKSSFMKRKKPLLTRSEVSSSEFFSVSFCLDSSQQPDEEFIPATKGVTLLNALSHALRRRNLSFTQITITDNNPTPSFLDAGPSLLPVSVDEQTDVESLAGHHLCITERGSNRKPLQKAASFGSRQPPPRLLPSVSTEETSESGVAPGKQIKQRWSSIFGIKNPQQSQLCELLNSYAKNGVPQRADSMNFDHPDLVNSLAYLQGMHKSWRDFVNSDSMSESEVKIQTAIWELVTTEVYYIHALQTVTDLFLACLEAVQEERLLIDVDQARLFSNVRAVCEANIKFWTLWLYPMVAHSVITHEPLRCAFFQEGFLSFASIFAPYKIYCAEQSTCQFYCKELNHNNALFTSYLAWCESQKMCNRLRLADIVVRPMQRLTKYSLLLAAIKKHMSDVEEIEAIDVMMHSVENFVGSVNNHLTMRQENERLKGVMVRIESYDVVDTNNEMLDKLIKQHSQMFDLCAPMRGCPAYHVRHLFMEGDHKFKDNLGKSDVHCFLLTDLLLVCKTIAKRGLGALKVIRQPYLTDQLIVQLAPNNTLNCVYLNEFQVASTAFTLQCTEAKNWYDALWRAKTIYQRLKRGGGGGGSGSGTVGGGDSFRFGGSATSGGTADSLGVRKSPMNSSICSHVSSANNSHSGSVEWNDSRNISVDFEKTNSVSSDEGSSIMTGNHGVNLKGKQQLISGLHKTKMGIIGQMGSKSANTLSVQPMNHLGQSLPNLNMHHSHTNNTLLVPGSTTSHSGNMLLSPSHRGISYPPPSPTRVPLRRGMAFSTSTKNPPLRKTRNITSQNSINWHQIPATPTPPSPRSQYQSPGVVCMQKSLPLLLPTSTDEGQGPTQPPPPLQKQLSHQAPLPTSIHNQSSTETDV from the exons ATGGGTGGTGGCTTTGCGGCGCCACCGATTACACTAGCCAGCAACCAGCGACCAGTGGCTTTGGACCAGGTCGAGATACCCATTCCGGCGACGGATATGCACGAGAAACTCCTGGAGAAGGAAGACAAGACTGAGAGGACCAATCTGCTGGGCAGGTCCAAGGACAAACCGCCCAAGGACAAGTCGCCCAAGCAGTCAAAGTTCGCGGAGCGCTTGCGGCGCTCCTTCCGCCGCGGCGATCATCGATCCTTGGAGATCAAGCGACAGGAACCGACTGCGGAGGAACTGAAGGCTAAGAATCGGGCCACTCCACCGCCGCCGAGTACTCTGCGCTCGGACAAGAATAACCGCCTGCCATTTGCCCTGAGCCACTTGAATTTGCCGGGTCTGGGATTGGGAGTGGGCGTGGGTGTCGGCGGACACATCAATCCCGCCCTGCTGCTGGACAGTCCGGACGAGTGCACGCCGCCGGAGTACGCCTATCAGCACCTGAGCAGCGTTGCCACCACCAATTCGAGCACTTCCTTGGAGAGCAGTTGCGAACTGGGCGAGCTGAGTGGCTCCCAGAATAGCGTCTTCTACTGGGCCTCCATGGGTGGCGAGGTGAGCACATCAGCGGGCGCAGCTGGAGCCGATGGAACAGCAGGAAATGGAGCAGGAACAGGTGCAGGAGCAGCAGTGCCCATCGAAAGCCAAGATAGACGTCGTCTGGAGACGCAAAACAGCAGTCGGAGCGACCAGCAGCCCATCACCACAAACGCTTCCTCAGCGCCTGGGAACAGCAGTAGGAGCTGCAGCCTGACCAGCGATAGCAGCTCAATCCGGCTGACCCGGCTGCAGAACTTCCTCTTTAAGAGCAGCAACGAGAGCTCCCGGAGCTGCCAGGGTCACTCGAACGAGGGATTCACGGTGTCCTCGCACAACTCCTCCTCCGGCGAGTGGGAGCAACTGGGTGCCTATCTCTCCAGCAGCAGTGGCGTGGGTGGTGGCCATGACTTCCAGGGCGGCTCCTTTCCCGAGGAAAGCACGCCCGATGATACGGATGCCACGCTGCCGGTGGAGACAAGCAGcagtggcggcggcggtggctaCTACCAGTACACCCTGACGTCCCCCAACAATCCCTTTCTGCCAGAGATCACGGCGCGCACCTATCACAGCACCTACAGCGAGGATGGAGCCGTGGAGGGCGGCGAGCCAACGACGGATGATCTGCAGCTGGACGGGAAGTATGGCTGTGCGGGCAGTAGGTCCGCCCAGCTGCCAACGCCGTCGTACAGTCGAGCAGGATCGCAGGAGTCGACGCACAGCGAGGGAGGAGGGCCGCCTGGGCCCACACCCAGTCCCGCTTCCAGTTCCTCCTCCACGCCAGGTCGGCATCGAAGGAAGCTGTTCAGCCTGAACTCACCCACCCGACTGcttcaccaccagcagcagcaggctcCACAGAGTGGAGCCACCTCGGCGTCGCCTCCATCCGGCGGAAGTAGCAATgatggcggcggcggcaagTTCAACTCGGCCAGTCTGGTGCGGAGCCTGAATCCGTTCCTGCCCAGCGTTACGTCGCCGAAGAAGGCGCCGCACAAGCAGTCGGCGGTGACCTCGCCCGGCTCCTTGACCCCTGACCTTAGCACGAAACGCGAGGAGTTCCTCCGGGCCACCATGAAGATCTGCTTGGTCGTCTCGCCGCCCAACAGCAAGCTGCAG CTGAAATCGAAGAGTCTCACGCACTTGGATGGCCTCGACTCGGGTGTGGTGGCCTGCCAGCACGGTCCTCCGGGAATGGccaccagcaccaccgccaccaccagcaccaccgccACGACAGCCGGCGGCATCGGCGCCACCAGCGGACTGTTCGCCACCACTGGAGCCCCAGGATCGCTGGGCCGGCAGGCCAATGTG ACTGAAAAGGGTGAACGAGCGGGCGGTTGCCTGTCACCGTCGGCACCACAGCCCTCCTCGCACTCCCCAccgcaccacccacccacaatTTACACGCAGGCACCGCAGATCGTGCGGCGGATGCCCTCGCTGATGCTCTCGCCCACTCTCGACGAAACCACGACGACGGCCAGCTCGTCCTGCTTTGGTACCGGCCACCCCAGTGCCGGATCCTtccaccagcaccagcaccatcaccatcatcagcAACCGACTGGCGGCGTCAGCTCCGCCAGCGGCACCAGCACCTCCACCACGTCTACTCATGCTGTACCCTCCTCCAAACACTTTCAGTCTGCTGGCGAGGCGGCGGCCACATCCTCGTCCTCGACGCTGAGTCCGCACAGCGCCACATCCGCGACCTTGGGCGGCGGCGgagttggtggtggtggcggtgcaGGTGGTGGTGGCCTAACCTCCCCGGTCGGCTGCTCCACGTCCTCCGGTTCGACGGTGAAAAAGAAATCCTCGTTCATGAAGCGCAAGAAGCCACTGCTGACGCGCAGCGAG GTATCCAGTTCCGAGTTCTTCTCCGTGTCATTCTGCCTGGACTCGTCGCAGCAGCCAGATGAGGAGTTCATTCCGGCCACCAAAGGCGTGACACTACT TAACGCACTCAGCCACGCCCTGCGTAGGCGGAACCTCAGCTTTACACAAATCACCATTACGGACAATAATCCCACGCCCAGTTTTTTAGATGCAG GTCCTTCGCTCCTGCCCGTTTCCGTGGATGAGCAGACCGATGTGGAGAGCCTGGCTGGACACCATCTCTGCATCACAGAACGAGGCAGCAACCGCAAGCCCCTGCAGAAGGCAGCTTCCTTT GGTTCCCGACAACCACCGCCCCGACTCCTGCCCTCCGTCTCCACCGAGGAGACCAGCGAGTCGGGAGTGGCGCCCGGAAAGCAGATCAAGCAACGGTGGTCCTCCATATTCGGCATCAAGAATCCCCAGCAAAGCCAGCTGTGCGAGCTGCTGAACAGCTATGCCAAGAACGGAGTGCCCCAGCGGGCGGACAGCATGAACTTTGATCACCCGGACCTGGTCAACTCACTGGCTTATCTGCAGGGTATGCACAAATCGTGGCGGGACTTTGTAAATAGCGATTCGATGAGCGAGTCGGAGGTGAAGATCCAAACGGCCATTTGGGAGCTGGTCACCACCGAGGTGTACTACATTCACGCCCTGCAAACAGTGACTGAT TTGTTCCTAGCCTGTTTGGAGGCCGTGCAGGAGGAGCGGCTGCTGATCGACGTGGACCAGGCTCGACTGTTCTCCAATGTGAGGGCTGTGTGCGAGGCGAACATCAAGTTCTGGACACTGTGGCTCTATCCCATGGTGGCGCACAGTGTCATCACCCACGAGCCACTGAGATGCGCTTTTTTTCAGGAGGGGTTCCTTTCCTTCGCCTCCATTTTTGCGCCATATAAG ATCTACTGTGCGGAACAGAGCACCTGCCAGTTCTACTGCAAGGAGCTAAACCATAACAATGCCTTATTCACCTCCTACTTGGCGTGGTGCGAGTCGCAGAAGATGTGCAACCGCCTGCGACTCGCGGACATTGTGGTGCGACCCATGCAGCGACTGACCAAGTACAGCCTCCTCCTGGCCGCCATCAAGAAGCACATGAGCGACGTGGAGGAGATCGAGGCCATCGACGTCATGATGCACAGCGTGGAGAACTTTGTGGGCAGTGTGAACAACCACTTGACGATGCGGCAGGAGAACGAGCGGCTCAAGGGCGTGATGGTGCGGATCGAGTCCTACGATGTGGTG GACACCAACAACGAGATGCTGGACAAGCTGATCAAGCAGCACAGCCAGATGTTTGACCTCTGTGCTCCGATGCGCGGATGCCCGGCCTACCATGTGCGCCACCTGTTCATGGAGGGCGATCACAAGTTCAAGGACAACCTCGGCAAGTCCGATGTGCACTGCTTCCTGCTCACGGATCTCCTCCTGGTGTGCAAGACGATCGCCAAGCGGGGACTGGGCGCTCTAAAGGTCATCAGGCAGCCGTACCTGACCGACCAGCTGATTGTTCAGCTGGCGCCGAACAATACACTGAACTGTGTGTACCTCAATGAGTTCCAGGTGGCCAGCACGGCGTTTACGCTGCAGTGCACCGAGGCCAAGAACTGGTACGACGCCCTGTGGCGGGCCAAGACGATCTACCAAAGACTGAAGCGCggaggcggtggcggcggcagcggaAGTGGAACGGTGGGCGGCGGCGATAGCTTCCGGTTCGGTGGAAGTGCCACCAGCGGCGGCACCGCCGATTCCCTGGGCGTACGCAAGTCACCGATGAACTCCTCCATCTGCAGCCACGTCTCCAGTGCGAACAACAGCCACAGTGGCAGCGTCGAGTGGAACGACTCCCGCAACATATCCGTCGACTTTGAAAAGACAAACTCGGTGTCCAGCGACGAGGGCTCCAGCATAATGACAG GCAACCACGGAGTGAACCTGAAGGGCAAGCAGCAATTGATCAGTGGTCTGCACAAGACCAAGATGGGCATTATCGGCCAGATGGGCTCCAAGTCGGCGAACACGCTCTCCGTGCAGCCAATGAACCATCTGGGCCAGAGCCTGCCCAACCTGAACATGCATCACAGCCACAC TAACAATACTCTGCTCGTGCCCGGCTCCACGACGAGCCACTCGGGCAACATGTTGTTGTCGCCCAGCCACCGCGGCATTTCCTACCCGCCGCCGAGCCCAACGAG AGTTCCCCTGCGCCGTGGCATGGCCTTCTCCACTTCGACGAAGAACCCGCCGCTGCGCAAGACCCGCAACATAACCTCCCAGAACAGTATTAACTGGCATCAGatcccggccacgcccacgccgccCAGCCCAAGATCGCAGTACCAGTCGCCGGGAGTGGTGTGCATGCAGAAATcgctgcccctgctgctgcCGACAAGCACGGATGAGGGTCAAGGGCCCACCcagccaccgccgccgctgcAGAAGCAGCTCTCCCACCAGGCGCCTCTGCCCACCAGCATTCACAACCAGTCGAGCACCGAAACGGACGTCTGA
- the LOC117138949 gene encoding uncharacterized protein LOC117138949 isoform X1 produces the protein MGGGFAAPPITLASNQRPVALDQVEIPIPATDMHEKLLEKEDKTERTNLLGRSKDKPPKDKSPKQSKFAERLRRSFRRGDHRSLEIKRQEPTAEELKAKNRATPPPPSTLRSDKNNRLPFALSHLNLPGLGLGVGVGVGGHINPALLLDSPDECTPPEYAYQHLSSVATTNSSTSLESSCELGELSGSQNSVFYWASMGGEVSTSAGAAGADGTAGNGAGTGAGAAVPIESQDRRRLETQNSSRSDQQPITTNASSAPGNSSRSCSLTSDSSSIRLTRLQNFLFKSSNESSRSCQGHSNEGFTVSSHNSSSGEWEQLGAYLSSSSGVGGGHDFQGGSFPEESTPDDTDATLPVETSSSGGGGGYYQYTLTSPNNPFLPEITARTYHSTYSEDGAVEGGEPTTDDLQLDGKYGCAGSRSAQLPTPSYSRAGSQESTHSEGGGPPGPTPSPASSSSSTPGRHRRKLFSLNSPTRLLHHQQQQAPQSGATSASPPSGGSSNDGGGGKFNSASLVRSLNPFLPSVTSPKKAPHKQSAVTSPGSLTPDLSTKREEFLRATMKICLVVSPPNSKLQLKSKSLTHLDGLDSGVVACQHGPPGMATSTTATTSTTATTAGGIGATSGLFATTGAPGSLGRQANVVSSSEFFSVSFCLDSSQQPDEEFIPATKGVTLLNALSHALRRRNLSFTQITITDNNPTPSFLDAGPSLLPVSVDEQTDVESLAGHHLCITERGSNRKPLQKAASFGSRQPPPRLLPSVSTEETSESGVAPGKQIKQRWSSIFGIKNPQQSQLCELLNSYAKNGVPQRADSMNFDHPDLVNSLAYLQGMHKSWRDFVNSDSMSESEVKIQTAIWELVTTEVYYIHALQTVTDLFLACLEAVQEERLLIDVDQARLFSNVRAVCEANIKFWTLWLYPMVAHSVITHEPLRCAFFQEGFLSFASIFAPYKIYCAEQSTCQFYCKELNHNNALFTSYLAWCESQKMCNRLRLADIVVRPMQRLTKYSLLLAAIKKHMSDVEEIEAIDVMMHSVENFVGSVNNHLTMRQENERLKGVMVRIESYDVVDTNNEMLDKLIKQHSQMFDLCAPMRGCPAYHVRHLFMEGDHKFKDNLGKSDVHCFLLTDLLLVCKTIAKRGLGALKVIRQPYLTDQLIVQLAPNNTLNCVYLNEFQVASTAFTLQCTEAKNWYDALWRAKTIYQRLKRGGGGGGSGSGTVGGGDSFRFGGSATSGGTADSLGVRKSPMNSSICSHVSSANNSHSGSVEWNDSRNISVDFEKTNSVSSDEGSSIMTGNHGVNLKGKQQLISGLHKTKMGIIGQMGSKSANTLSVQPMNHLGQSLPNLNMHHSHTNNTLLVPGSTTSHSGNMLLSPSHRGISYPPPSPTRVPLRRGMAFSTSTKNPPLRKTRNITSQNSINWHQIPATPTPPSPRSQYQSPGVVCMQKSLPLLLPTSTDEGQGPTQPPPPLQKQLSHQAPLPTSIHNQSSTETDV, from the exons ATGGGTGGTGGCTTTGCGGCGCCACCGATTACACTAGCCAGCAACCAGCGACCAGTGGCTTTGGACCAGGTCGAGATACCCATTCCGGCGACGGATATGCACGAGAAACTCCTGGAGAAGGAAGACAAGACTGAGAGGACCAATCTGCTGGGCAGGTCCAAGGACAAACCGCCCAAGGACAAGTCGCCCAAGCAGTCAAAGTTCGCGGAGCGCTTGCGGCGCTCCTTCCGCCGCGGCGATCATCGATCCTTGGAGATCAAGCGACAGGAACCGACTGCGGAGGAACTGAAGGCTAAGAATCGGGCCACTCCACCGCCGCCGAGTACTCTGCGCTCGGACAAGAATAACCGCCTGCCATTTGCCCTGAGCCACTTGAATTTGCCGGGTCTGGGATTGGGAGTGGGCGTGGGTGTCGGCGGACACATCAATCCCGCCCTGCTGCTGGACAGTCCGGACGAGTGCACGCCGCCGGAGTACGCCTATCAGCACCTGAGCAGCGTTGCCACCACCAATTCGAGCACTTCCTTGGAGAGCAGTTGCGAACTGGGCGAGCTGAGTGGCTCCCAGAATAGCGTCTTCTACTGGGCCTCCATGGGTGGCGAGGTGAGCACATCAGCGGGCGCAGCTGGAGCCGATGGAACAGCAGGAAATGGAGCAGGAACAGGTGCAGGAGCAGCAGTGCCCATCGAAAGCCAAGATAGACGTCGTCTGGAGACGCAAAACAGCAGTCGGAGCGACCAGCAGCCCATCACCACAAACGCTTCCTCAGCGCCTGGGAACAGCAGTAGGAGCTGCAGCCTGACCAGCGATAGCAGCTCAATCCGGCTGACCCGGCTGCAGAACTTCCTCTTTAAGAGCAGCAACGAGAGCTCCCGGAGCTGCCAGGGTCACTCGAACGAGGGATTCACGGTGTCCTCGCACAACTCCTCCTCCGGCGAGTGGGAGCAACTGGGTGCCTATCTCTCCAGCAGCAGTGGCGTGGGTGGTGGCCATGACTTCCAGGGCGGCTCCTTTCCCGAGGAAAGCACGCCCGATGATACGGATGCCACGCTGCCGGTGGAGACAAGCAGcagtggcggcggcggtggctaCTACCAGTACACCCTGACGTCCCCCAACAATCCCTTTCTGCCAGAGATCACGGCGCGCACCTATCACAGCACCTACAGCGAGGATGGAGCCGTGGAGGGCGGCGAGCCAACGACGGATGATCTGCAGCTGGACGGGAAGTATGGCTGTGCGGGCAGTAGGTCCGCCCAGCTGCCAACGCCGTCGTACAGTCGAGCAGGATCGCAGGAGTCGACGCACAGCGAGGGAGGAGGGCCGCCTGGGCCCACACCCAGTCCCGCTTCCAGTTCCTCCTCCACGCCAGGTCGGCATCGAAGGAAGCTGTTCAGCCTGAACTCACCCACCCGACTGcttcaccaccagcagcagcaggctcCACAGAGTGGAGCCACCTCGGCGTCGCCTCCATCCGGCGGAAGTAGCAATgatggcggcggcggcaagTTCAACTCGGCCAGTCTGGTGCGGAGCCTGAATCCGTTCCTGCCCAGCGTTACGTCGCCGAAGAAGGCGCCGCACAAGCAGTCGGCGGTGACCTCGCCCGGCTCCTTGACCCCTGACCTTAGCACGAAACGCGAGGAGTTCCTCCGGGCCACCATGAAGATCTGCTTGGTCGTCTCGCCGCCCAACAGCAAGCTGCAG CTGAAATCGAAGAGTCTCACGCACTTGGATGGCCTCGACTCGGGTGTGGTGGCCTGCCAGCACGGTCCTCCGGGAATGGccaccagcaccaccgccaccaccagcaccaccgccACGACAGCCGGCGGCATCGGCGCCACCAGCGGACTGTTCGCCACCACTGGAGCCCCAGGATCGCTGGGCCGGCAGGCCAATGTG GTATCCAGTTCCGAGTTCTTCTCCGTGTCATTCTGCCTGGACTCGTCGCAGCAGCCAGATGAGGAGTTCATTCCGGCCACCAAAGGCGTGACACTACT TAACGCACTCAGCCACGCCCTGCGTAGGCGGAACCTCAGCTTTACACAAATCACCATTACGGACAATAATCCCACGCCCAGTTTTTTAGATGCAG GTCCTTCGCTCCTGCCCGTTTCCGTGGATGAGCAGACCGATGTGGAGAGCCTGGCTGGACACCATCTCTGCATCACAGAACGAGGCAGCAACCGCAAGCCCCTGCAGAAGGCAGCTTCCTTT GGTTCCCGACAACCACCGCCCCGACTCCTGCCCTCCGTCTCCACCGAGGAGACCAGCGAGTCGGGAGTGGCGCCCGGAAAGCAGATCAAGCAACGGTGGTCCTCCATATTCGGCATCAAGAATCCCCAGCAAAGCCAGCTGTGCGAGCTGCTGAACAGCTATGCCAAGAACGGAGTGCCCCAGCGGGCGGACAGCATGAACTTTGATCACCCGGACCTGGTCAACTCACTGGCTTATCTGCAGGGTATGCACAAATCGTGGCGGGACTTTGTAAATAGCGATTCGATGAGCGAGTCGGAGGTGAAGATCCAAACGGCCATTTGGGAGCTGGTCACCACCGAGGTGTACTACATTCACGCCCTGCAAACAGTGACTGAT TTGTTCCTAGCCTGTTTGGAGGCCGTGCAGGAGGAGCGGCTGCTGATCGACGTGGACCAGGCTCGACTGTTCTCCAATGTGAGGGCTGTGTGCGAGGCGAACATCAAGTTCTGGACACTGTGGCTCTATCCCATGGTGGCGCACAGTGTCATCACCCACGAGCCACTGAGATGCGCTTTTTTTCAGGAGGGGTTCCTTTCCTTCGCCTCCATTTTTGCGCCATATAAG ATCTACTGTGCGGAACAGAGCACCTGCCAGTTCTACTGCAAGGAGCTAAACCATAACAATGCCTTATTCACCTCCTACTTGGCGTGGTGCGAGTCGCAGAAGATGTGCAACCGCCTGCGACTCGCGGACATTGTGGTGCGACCCATGCAGCGACTGACCAAGTACAGCCTCCTCCTGGCCGCCATCAAGAAGCACATGAGCGACGTGGAGGAGATCGAGGCCATCGACGTCATGATGCACAGCGTGGAGAACTTTGTGGGCAGTGTGAACAACCACTTGACGATGCGGCAGGAGAACGAGCGGCTCAAGGGCGTGATGGTGCGGATCGAGTCCTACGATGTGGTG GACACCAACAACGAGATGCTGGACAAGCTGATCAAGCAGCACAGCCAGATGTTTGACCTCTGTGCTCCGATGCGCGGATGCCCGGCCTACCATGTGCGCCACCTGTTCATGGAGGGCGATCACAAGTTCAAGGACAACCTCGGCAAGTCCGATGTGCACTGCTTCCTGCTCACGGATCTCCTCCTGGTGTGCAAGACGATCGCCAAGCGGGGACTGGGCGCTCTAAAGGTCATCAGGCAGCCGTACCTGACCGACCAGCTGATTGTTCAGCTGGCGCCGAACAATACACTGAACTGTGTGTACCTCAATGAGTTCCAGGTGGCCAGCACGGCGTTTACGCTGCAGTGCACCGAGGCCAAGAACTGGTACGACGCCCTGTGGCGGGCCAAGACGATCTACCAAAGACTGAAGCGCggaggcggtggcggcggcagcggaAGTGGAACGGTGGGCGGCGGCGATAGCTTCCGGTTCGGTGGAAGTGCCACCAGCGGCGGCACCGCCGATTCCCTGGGCGTACGCAAGTCACCGATGAACTCCTCCATCTGCAGCCACGTCTCCAGTGCGAACAACAGCCACAGTGGCAGCGTCGAGTGGAACGACTCCCGCAACATATCCGTCGACTTTGAAAAGACAAACTCGGTGTCCAGCGACGAGGGCTCCAGCATAATGACAG GCAACCACGGAGTGAACCTGAAGGGCAAGCAGCAATTGATCAGTGGTCTGCACAAGACCAAGATGGGCATTATCGGCCAGATGGGCTCCAAGTCGGCGAACACGCTCTCCGTGCAGCCAATGAACCATCTGGGCCAGAGCCTGCCCAACCTGAACATGCATCACAGCCACAC TAACAATACTCTGCTCGTGCCCGGCTCCACGACGAGCCACTCGGGCAACATGTTGTTGTCGCCCAGCCACCGCGGCATTTCCTACCCGCCGCCGAGCCCAACGAG AGTTCCCCTGCGCCGTGGCATGGCCTTCTCCACTTCGACGAAGAACCCGCCGCTGCGCAAGACCCGCAACATAACCTCCCAGAACAGTATTAACTGGCATCAGatcccggccacgcccacgccgccCAGCCCAAGATCGCAGTACCAGTCGCCGGGAGTGGTGTGCATGCAGAAATcgctgcccctgctgctgcCGACAAGCACGGATGAGGGTCAAGGGCCCACCcagccaccgccgccgctgcAGAAGCAGCTCTCCCACCAGGCGCCTCTGCCCACCAGCATTCACAACCAGTCGAGCACCGAAACGGACGTCTGA